From one Sphingobacteriales bacterium genomic stretch:
- a CDS encoding pentapeptide repeat-containing protein: MKYLIVKSRRIYLFLFMFISISAYSQSGTKTVLQWAVLAKNGEKKLAGANLTGVQLQKADLSGADLSNANLTGVNLSGANLSGAKLYGCNLTGVNFTGANLTKANFLATNMHFVNLRDANLTQALLQEADLKYAILNGANMTAANLILSILENADLQNANLSQALFVYESSPTQQSTTVYENKSNPTSGAASAAQILVPEIVETEALGMALEKMEKTKTMPVKLTGAKINSGTKGILVAWAKKNGAVVVPSLIK; encoded by the coding sequence ATGAAGTATTTAATTGTTAAATCCAGGCGGATTTATCTCTTTCTTTTTATGTTTATTAGTATTTCTGCCTATTCCCAATCCGGTACAAAAACCGTTTTGCAATGGGCTGTACTGGCAAAAAACGGCGAGAAAAAACTGGCGGGTGCCAACCTGACCGGAGTTCAGCTGCAAAAAGCAGATTTAAGCGGAGCGGATTTAAGCAATGCCAATTTAACGGGTGTCAACCTGAGCGGAGCGAATCTGAGCGGAGCGAAATTGTACGGCTGTAATTTAACGGGTGTCAATTTTACAGGGGCAAATCTGACGAAGGCGAATTTCTTGGCAACCAATATGCATTTTGTCAACCTTCGGGATGCAAATCTGACACAGGCGCTTTTACAGGAAGCGGATTTGAAGTACGCCATCCTGAACGGCGCCAACATGACAGCTGCGAATCTGATTCTTTCCATCCTGGAAAATGCGGACCTGCAGAATGCCAACCTGAGTCAGGCGCTGTTTGTGTATGAGTCATCCCCCACACAGCAGTCAACGACCGTGTATGAGAATAAATCAAACCCGACATCCGGTGCCGCCTCTGCCGCCCAAATATTGGTTCCTGAAATTGTGGAAACAGAGGCCTTAGGTATGGCCCTGGAGAAGATGGAAAAAACGAAAACGATGCCGGTGAAACTGACCGGTGCTAAAATCAATTCCGGTACCAAGGGGATACTGGTGGCGTGGGCCAAGAAAAACGGCGCGGTGGTGGTGCCCTCGCTGATAAAGTAA